In Brachypodium distachyon strain Bd21 chromosome 2, Brachypodium_distachyon_v3.0, whole genome shotgun sequence, one genomic interval encodes:
- the LOC100843352 gene encoding ABC transporter C family member 3 — protein sequence MKQSLLDKAASSQSGATSSNRSLFTDAGWFSIITFSWMGPLLDLGRRKTLDLDDVPLLDDHDSFHGVLPNIKAKLEWVSATRQYTSIKLAKAIFLTTWRLILVTAVYALLSAVASYVGPYLIQYFIDYLNTSPRYSKQGYLLALAFVAAQFIEGLSTRHLHFRLQQVGVRAQSALVAIVYQKVLALSNQSRQSSSSGEMINVMSLDAECVAGFSRCMHDLWLIPVQIILAMLILYSTLGLAAFAALAATVLTMLANIPIGRMEQNYQEKTMSAKDARMRATSEILKNMRVLKLQGWEMIFLSKIMELRKEEMNWLKKNVYTSAMLISVFFGAPAFVAMITFGTCILLGIPLETGKVLAALATFRQLQGPINGLPDTISMAVQSKVSLDRICSFLGLEELSCDAVTKLLTGTTDVSIEIRNGHFSWNRSSQVPTLQDLNFRIQQGMKVAICGTVGSGKSSLLSCILGEIPKLSGEVQTCGRIAFVSQSPWIQSGKIEDNILFGTQMNRERYEKVLEVCSLIKDLNILPLGDQTIIGERGINLSGGQKQRIQIARALYQDADIFLFDDPFSAVDAHTGLHLFKECLLGILASKTVLYVTHHIEFLPSADVILVLKDGKITQKGDYTEIINSGEELMELVVSHKDALSTLDMLELPGSHSDSSHHPDGNRSTLFTEDGENDHKIEGEGIVGNGQLVQEEEREKGRVGFVVYWKYITMAYKGALVPLILLSQIIFQFLQIGSNLWMAWAAPISKDVDPPVSSLMMINVYVALALVTSLCIFIRSHLLVMAGCKTATILFHKMHQCIFRAPMSFFDSTPSGRILNRASTDQSAVDIRIFDLMGYLLFPAFELVGTVVLMSRVAWPVFVIFVPVIVASLWYQRYYINAARELQRLIGVCRAPVMQHFAESITGSNIIRCFNKEGQFISSTGHLMDNFSRPCLYNAAALEWLSLRLDILSLFIFGFSLILLVSFPTDLIDPKTAGLAVTYGLSLGMLQGWAIAVLCCLENSMISVERMLQYTTIPSEPPLTISESRPNCQWPAKGEIELRNVYVKYAPQLRFVLKGLTFTLPGGMKTGIVGRTGGGKSTLIQALFRIIDPCIGQILIDGIDICTIGLHDLRTRLSIIPQDPVMFEGTLRSNIDPLNEYSDEQIWEALDSCHLGDEIRKTGHKLESTVIENGENWSVGQRQLVCLGRVILRKRRILVLDEATSSVDPITDSLIQKTLKQHFTECTVVTIAHRITSVLDSEKVILLDNGEIAEHDSPATLLEDTSSLFSKLVSEYTMGSNFR from the exons ATGAAGCAATCACTCTTGGACAAGGCAGCTTCTTCCCAATCTGGGGCAACGAGCAGTAATAGATCACTTTTCACAGATGCTGGATGGTTTAGCATTATCACTTTCTCTTGGATGGGCCCTTTACTTGATCTCGGCAGAAGGAAAACGCTAGATCTTGATGATGTGCCACTCTTGGATGACCATGACAGTTTTCATGGGGTCCTCCCTAACATCAAGGCAAAGCTTGAGTGGGTTTCTGCAACAAGGCAGTACACAAGCATTAAGCTGGCCAAAGCTATTTTCCTCACAACGTGGAGACTAATCCTTGTCACTGCAGTTTATGCCTTACTCAGTGCTGTTGCTTCATATGTTGGTCCCTACCTGATTCAGTACTTTATCGACTACCTGAATACAAGCCCAAGATACAGTAAACAAGGCTACCTATTAGCATTGGCATTTGTTGCGGCCCAATTCATTGAAGGCCTCTCAACAAGGCATTTGCACTTCAGACTACAACAAGTAGGCGTGCGTGCCCAGTCAGCACTTGTTGCTATTGTTTACCAAAAAGTCCTTGCCCTCTCTAATCAGTCCAGGCAAAGCAGCTCAAGTGGAGAGATGATCAATGTTATGAGCCTTGATGCCGAGTGCGTGGCAGGTTTCAGTCGGTGCATGCACGATCTTTGGCTGATTCCTGTGCAAATTATCTTAGCCATGCTTATCTTGTACTCCACACTTGGTTTGGCAGCATTTGCCGCCCTTGCTGCCACTGTTTTGACAATGCTGGCTAATATACCAATAGGGAGGATGGAGCAAAATTATCAAGAGAAAACGATGAGTGCCAAGGATGCCAGGATGAGGGCTACGTCTGAGATCTTGAAGAACATGCGTGTTCTCAAGCTTCAAGGATGGGAAATGATCTTCTTGTCCAAGATCATGGAGTTGAGGAAGGAAGAGATGAATTGGCTAAAGAAAAACGTATACACTTCGGCTATGCTTATATCTGTCTTCTTTGGTGCTCCTGCTTTCGTTGCTATGATCACTTTTGGAACTTGCATCCTTTTGGGCATTCCACTAGAAACTGGTAAAGTATTAGCTGCTTTGGCAACATTTCGGCAGCTTCAAGGACCTATCAATGGTCTCCCCGACACAATCTCTATGGCCGTCCAGAGCAAAGTATCACTTGATAGGATATGCTCATTTCTAGGACTTGAGGAGCTATCGTGTGATGCTGTAACTAAACTTCTGACAGGTACCACCGATGTATCAATTGAGATAAGGAACGGTCATTTCTCTTGGAATAGGTCCTCGCAAGTGCCTACTCTGCAAGACCTGAACTTCCGTATACAACAAGGTATGAAGGTTGCCATCTGTGGAACAGTTGGATCTGGTAAATCAAGTTTACTGTCTTGCATACTCGGAGAAATACCAAAATTGTCAGGAGAAGTTCAAACTTGTGGAAGGATTGCTTTTGTCAGCCAGTCACCTTGGATACAAAGTGGGAAAATTGAAGACAATATACTTTTTGGCACGCAAATGAATAGGGAAAGGTATGAAAAGGTCCTTGAAGTATGCTCTCTGATAAAGGATCTGAATATATTACCGCTGGGTGACCAGACGATTAtaggagagagaggcattaACCTTAGTGGCGGACAAAAACAAAGGATACAAATTGCCCGTGCTTTGTACCAAGATGCTGATATCTTTCTGTTTGACGATCCATTTAGTGCGGTTGATGCTCATACTGGGTTGCACTTATTCAAG GAGTGCTTGCTTGGAATTTTAGCTTCAAAAACTGTCTTGTATGTTACACATCATATTGAATTCTTACCCTCAGCTGATGTTATCCTG GTCTTGAAAGATGGAAAAATAACACAAAAAGGGGATTACACTGAAATTATTAATTCTGGAGAAGAGTTAATGGAATTAGTTGTGTCACATAAGGATGCCTTATCCACTCTAGACATGTTGGAGCTTCCAGGTAGTCATTCTGATAGTAGTCATCATCCTGATGGCAATAGAAGCACCCTATTCACAGAAGACGGGGAAAATGATCATAAAATTGAAGGAGAAGGAATTGTTGGAAATGGTCAACTTgtacaagaagaagagagggagaaaggCCGGGTTGGATTTGTTGTCTACTGGAAATATATTACAATGGCATACAAGGGAGCACTTGTGCCACTTATTTTGCTATCTCAGATCATTTTTCAATTTCTTCAAATTGGAAGCAATTTATGGATGGCTTGggcagctccaatatctaaaGATGTGGATCCTCCAGTCAGTAGCTTAATGATGATAAATGTATATGTTGCATTAGCACTTGTTACCTCATTGTGCATCTTCATACGGTCCCATCTTCTTGTCATGGCTGGATGTAAGACTGCCACTATACTATTTCATAAGATGCATCAATGCATCTTCCGAGCTCCGATGTCTTTCTTTGACTCTACTCCTAGTGGACGCATCTTGAATAGA GCTTCGACCGACCAAAGCGCAGTGGATATCAGAATTTTTGACCTGATGGGCTACCTTCTGTTTCCGGCCTTCGAACTTGTTGGAACAGTTGTTCTAATGTCAAGGGTTGCATGGCCAGTCTTTGTAATTTTTGTCCCCGTTATTGTTGCATCCCTGTGGTATCAG CGATATTACATAAATGCTGCTAGGGAGTTGCAAAGGTTAATTGGAGTTTGCAGAGCCCCTGTGATGCAGCATTTTGCTGAATCGATTACTGGCTCAAATATCATTAGATGCTTTAATAAGGAAGGTCAGTTCATCAGTTCTACCGGTCATTTGATGGATAACTTTTCTCGGCCATGTTTATATAATGCTGCTGCATTGGAATGGCTGAGCTTGCGCTTGGATATTCTTTCATTATTTATTTTCGGGTTCTCCTTAATACTTCTGGTCAGCTTCCCAACTGATCTAATCGATCCAA AGACAGCTGGCCTTGCAGTCACTTACGGACTAAGTCTGGGTATGCTACAAGGGTGGGCTATTGCGGTCCTGTGTTGTTTGGAAAATTCAATGATATCTGTAGAAAGAATGTTGCAATACACGACTATTCCTTCTGAGCCACCTCTTACAATATCAGAAAGTAGACCGAATTGCCAGTGGCCAGCAAAGGGAGAAATCGAGCTTCGTAACGTTTAT GTGAAATATGCACCGCAATTGCGTTTTGTTTTGAAAGGCCTGACCTTCACCTTACCAGGAGGAATGAAGACCGGTATAGTTGGAAGGACAGGTGGTGGAAAGTCGACCTTGATACAGGCACTATTCCGCATCATCGATCCATGCATTGGGCAAATATTGATAGATGGCATAGACATCTGCACCATTGGGCTGCATGACCTACGGACAAGACTGAGCATCATTCCACAAGATCCTGTTATGTTTGAGGGGACTCTGCGCAGCAACATCGATCCTCTGAATGAATATAGTGATGAGCAAATCTGGGAG GCATTGGACTCGTGTCATCTTGGAGATGAAATTAGAAAGACTGGGCATAAGCTTGAATCTACAG TCATAGAGAACGGCGAAAACTGGAGCGTGGGTCAGCGGCAGCTTGTTTGTTTGGGAAGGGTTATACTGAGAAAGAGGAGGATTTTGGTTTTGGATGAAGCAACTTCTTCAGTGGATCCAATAACCGACAGTTTGATT